One region of Mangifera indica cultivar Alphonso chromosome 3, CATAS_Mindica_2.1, whole genome shotgun sequence genomic DNA includes:
- the LOC123211944 gene encoding glucan endo-1,3-beta-glucosidase 11-like yields the protein MDLSRFHYFTSLIIILFISVFVLGVSSVGINYGQIANNLPTPENVIPLLKSIGATKVKLYDADPRVLKAFANTGVEFIVGLGNEYLSKMEDPDEATAWVMQNVQAYLPATKITCVTVGNEVLTFNDTSLSGSLLPAMESVHTALVDLGLADQVTVTSAHSLAILETSFPPSAGAFREDLVNLIASILEFLSKTGSPFLINAYPYFAYKGNPKQVPLDFVLFEPNQGIVDPWSNLHYENMLFAQIDAVYSALGSVGYKKLTVHISETGWPSKGDEDEAGATIENAKMYNGNLFKLVSSKKGTPMRPNSDLIIYVFALFNENMKPGPTSERNYGLFKPDGAPVYALGLNSITNNTSVSLPGPLSAPTMPDTSISSSGYLSISSAPERKVNYGGFTFTLVMMVWCSSRIQRYSN from the exons ATGGATTTGAGTAGATTCCACTACTTTACCTCTTTGATTATTATTCTCTTCATTTCAG TATTTGTGCTCGGTGTGAGCTCAGTTGGGATCAATTATGGCCAAATTGCTAATAATCTTCCAACCCCAGAGAATGTAATaccattactgaaatcaattgGTGCAACAAAAGTGAAGCTGTATGATGCAGATCCAAGAGTTCTCAAAGCTTTTGCAAACACTGGAGTGGAGTTCATTGTTGGTTTGGGCAATGAGTACCTATCGAAAATGGAAGACCCAGATGAAGCTACAGCTTGGGTCATGCAAAATGTACAAGCTTATTTACCAGCTACAAAAATCACTTGCGTCACAGTAGGCAATGAAGTTTTAACCTTTAACGACACTTCTCTATCTGGGTCTCTACTTCCTGCAATGGAAAGTGTCCACACTGCATTAGTCGATCTAGGACTAGCGGACCAAGTCACTGTCACTAGTGCACATTCTTTAGCCATTCTTGAAACCTCTTTCCCACCTTCAGCCGGAGCCTTTCGTGAAGATCTGGTTAATTTAATTGCTTCAATCCTGGAATTTCTTTCTAAAACTGGATCACCCTTCTTGATTAACGCTTACCCTTATTTTGCTTACAAAGGAAATCCAAAGCAAGTACCCTTAGATTTTGTATTATTTGAGCCAAACCAAGGAATAGTTGATCCCTGGTCCAATCTTCATTATGAAAACATGTTATTTGCACAGATTGATGCAGTTTACTCGGCACTTGGTTCAGTGGGTTACAAGAAACTTACGGTTCACATATCGGAGACAGGGTGGCCATCTAAAGGAGATGAAGACGAAGCAGGTGCAACAATAGAGAATGCGAAGATGTATAATGGGAATTTATTTAAGTTGGTTTCGTCCAAGAAAGGGACACCAATGAGACCCAATAGTGatttgattatatatgtatttgctttgtttaatgaaaatatgaagCCTGGACCTACTTCCGAGAGAAATTACGGTCTGTTTAAACCAGATGGAGCGCCTGTTTATGCACTCGGGCTTAATTCCATTACCAACAACACTAGTGTTTCCTTGCCCGGTCCACTTTCTGCTCCTACCATGCCAGACACTTCTATTTCTTCCAGTGGTTATTTGTCCATTTCTTCAGCTCCG GAGAGAAAAGTCAATTACGGCGGTTTCACGTTTACGTTAGTTATGATGGTCTGGTGCTCTAGTAGAATTCAACGTTACTCCAACTAA